From the Toxotes jaculatrix isolate fToxJac2 chromosome 15, fToxJac2.pri, whole genome shotgun sequence genome, one window contains:
- the LOC121194126 gene encoding trace amine-associated receptor 13c-like — MEVEGGAELCFPELLNASCRKPTPPGSEAVLLNILLSSVSVLTVALNLLVIISISHFRQLHTPTNILLLSLAVSDFLVGLLLMPVEIFLSTTCWIFGDLLCSLYHYVPLIITSSSVGHVVLISVDRYVAICDPLHYTTRVTVTRVKLCVCVCWFCSSLYTILFSEVDPTQPQSQSCYGECVILLGYITKFIDLVLTFILPISVIIILYMIVFMVAVSQARAMRSHVTAVTLQPSVALTTKKSELKAARTLGVLVAVFLMCFCPYYGVSLAGDNFFNNSPVYHVLYLLYFNSCVNPVIYALFYPWFRKAVKLIVTLQILQPGSREANVL, encoded by the exons ATGGAAGTCGAGGGTGGAGCAGAGCTCTGCTTTCCAGAACTCCTCAACGCCTCCTGCAGGAAGCCGACACCTCCCGGGTCTGAAGCTGTGCTCCTGAACATTCTGCTGTCCTCCGTCTCTGTGCTCACTGTAGCTCTCAACCTGCTCGTCATCATCTCAATCTCCCACTTCAG GCAGCTCCACACACCCActaacatcctcctcctctctctggctgtctcaGACTTTCTCGTGGGCCTCCTGCTGATGCCGGTGGAAATCTTCCTTTCAACAACCTGCTGGATTTTTGGTGATCTGCTGTGTTCTCTCTATCATTATGTGCCCTTGATCATTACCTCTTCTTCAGTAGGACATGTGGTGCTCATATCTGTCGACCGTTACGTGGCTATTTGTGACCCTCTGCATTACACCACCAGAGTCACTGTGACAAGAgtcaaactctgtgtgtgtgtgtgctggttctGTTCTAGTCTCTACACCATTCTCTTTTCAGAGGTTGACCCTACTCAACCACAAAGTCAGTCATGCTACGGAGAATGTGTCATTCTCCTTGGATATATTACAAAGTTTATTGACCTTGTTTTGACCTTTATTCTTCCCATTTCTGTCATCATAATTCTGTACATGATTGTATTCATGgtggctgtgtctcaggctcGTGCCATGCGCTCTCACGTTACAGCCGTCACACTCCAGCCCTCAGTGGCTCTAACAACAAAGAAATCAGAGCTGAAAGCAGCCAGGACTCTCGGTGTTCTTGtagctgtgtttctgatgtgtttCTGCCCGTACTAcggtgtttctcttgcaggggACAATTTTTTCAACAATTCACCAGTGTACCATGTGCTGTATCTGCTGTACTTTAACTCCTGTGTGAACCCTGTCATCTACGCCTTGTTTTACCCCTGGTTTAGAAAAGCAGTTAAACTCATTGTGACTCTTCAGATCCTGCAGCCTGGTTCCCGTGAGGCCAACGTACTGTAG
- the LOC121194131 gene encoding trace amine-associated receptor 13c-like — MEVEGGAELCFPELLNASCRKPAPPGSEAVLLNILLSSVSVLTVALNLLVIISISHFRQLHTPTNILLLSLAVSDFLVGLLLMPGEILRETACWFLGDLMCSLYNYMSFIITSASVGDMVLISVDRYLAICDPLHYTSRVTERRVKLCVCVCWLCSVFYSSVFVKDDLTHPDRHHFCYGECVIIVDHIAGVVDLVLTFILPITVIIFLYMSVFMVAVSQARAMRSHITAVTLQRSETAKKSELKAARTLGVLVAVFLMCFCPYYCVSLAVDDLLNSSSGSFVLYLFYFNSCLNPVIYALFYPWFKKGVKLVVTLQILQPGSREANVL; from the exons ATGGAGGTCGAGGGTGGAGCAGAGCTCTGCTTTCCAGAACTCCTCAACGCCTCCTGCAGGAAGCCGGCGCCTCCCGGGTCTGAAGCTGTGCTCCTGAACATTCTGCTGTCCTCCGTCTCTGTGCTCACTGTAGCTCTCAACCTGCTCGTCATCATCTCAATCTCCCACTTCAG GCAGCTCCACACACCCActaacatcctcctcctctctctggctgtctcaGACTTTCTCGTGGGCCTCCTGCTGATGCCGGGAGAAATCCTCCGTGAAACAGCCTGTTGGTTTCTTGGTGATCTGATGTGTTCTCTGTATAATTACATGTCCTTCATCATTACCTCGGCCTCAGTGGGAGACATGGTGCTCATATCTGTCGACCGTTATTTGGCTATTTGTGACCCTCTGCATTACACCAGCAGAGTCACTGAGAGAAGAgttaaactctgtgtgtgtgtgtgttggctctgctctgttttctacAGCAGTGTCTTTGTAAAGGACGACCTGACTCATCCAGACAGACATCATTTCTGTTATGGTGAATGTGTGATTATCGTTGATCATATTGCAGGAGTTGTTGACCTCGTTTTGACCTTTATTCTTCCCATTACAGTCATTATATTTCTGTACATGAGTGTATTCATGgtggctgtgtctcaggctcGTGCCATGCGCTCTCACATTACAGCCGTCACACTCCAGCGTTCAGAGACAGCAAAGAAATCAGAGCTGAAAGCAGCCAGGACTCTTGGTGTTCTTGTAGCTGTGTTTctaatgtgtttctgtccatattactgtgtttctcttgcagttGACGACTTACTCAATAGCTCATCTGGATCTTTTGTGCTCTATCTTTTCTATTTTAACTCCTGTTTAAACCCTGTGATCTACGCCTTGTTCTATCCCTGGTTTAAAAAAGGTGTTAAACTGGTTGTGACTCTTCAGATCCTGCAGCCTGGTTCCCGTGAGGCCAACGTACTGTAG
- the LOC121194130 gene encoding trace amine-associated receptor 13c-like, with product MEVEGGAELCFPELLNASCRKPAPPGSEAVLLNVLLSSVSVLTVALNLLVIISISHFRQLHTPTNILLLSLAVSDFLVGLLLMPGEILRETACWFLGDLMCSLKKYVSFIITSASVGDMVLISIDRYLAICDPLHYTSRVTERRVKLCVCWLCSVFYSSVFVKDDLTHPDRHHFCYGECVIVTDYITGTVDLVLTFFVPITVITFLYMSVFMVAVSQARAMRSHITAVTLQHSETPTAKKSELKAARTLGVLVAVFLMCFCPFYCVSLAGDDLLNSSSASFVLYLFYFNSFVNPLIYALFYPWFRKGIKLIVTLQILQPGSREANVL from the exons ATGGAGGTCGAGGGTGGAGCAGAGCTCTGCTTTCCAGAACTCCTCAACGCCTCCTGCAGGAAGCCGGCGCCTCCCGGGTCTGAAGCTGTGCTCCTGAACGTTCTGCTGTCCTCCGTCTCTGTGCTCACTGTAGCTCTCAACCTGCTCGTCATCATCTCAATCTCCCACTTCAG GCAGCTCCACACACCCActaacatcctcctcctctctctggctgtctcaGACTTTCTCGTGGGCCTCCTGCTGATGCCGGGAGAAATCCTCCGTGAAACAGCCTGTTGGTTTCTTGGTGATCTGATGTGTTCTCTGAAAAAGTATGTGTCCTTCATCATTACCTCGGCCTCAGTGGGAGACATGGTGCTCATATCCATCGACCGTTATTTGGCTATTTGTGACCCTCTGCATTACACCAGCAGAGTCACTGAGAGAAGAgttaaactctgtgtgtgttggctctgctctgttttctacAGCAGTGTCTTTGTAAAGGACGACCTGACTCATCCAGACAGACATCATTTCTGTTATGGTGAATGTGTGATTGTCACTGATTATATTACAGGAACTGTTGACCttgttttgaccttttttgttcCCATTACAGTCATTACATTTCTGTACATGAGTGTATTCATGgtggctgtgtctcaggctcGTGCCATGCGCTCTCACATTACAGCCGTCACACTCCAGCATTCAGAGACTCCAACAGCAAAGAAATCGGAGCTGAAAGCAGCCAGGACGCTTGGTGTTCTTGTAGCTGTGTTTctaatgtgtttctgtccattttactgtgtttctcttgcaggggACGACTTACTCAATAGCTCATCTGCATCCTTTGTGCTCTATCTCTTCTATTTTAACTCCTTTGTAAACCCATTGATCTACGCCTTGTTTTACCCCTGGTTCAGAAAAGGTATTAAACTCATTGTGACTCTTCAGATCCTGCAGCCTGGTTCCCGTGAGGCCAACGTACTGTAG